The region GACGCTGTACGGGGGTCGGGGCGCGGGCCGGACGAAGGCCGCGCTGGTGGTGGGGTGTACGCGGTCCGGGTCGGCGTCGACGAGGCGGAACACCTCTCGCGCCAGCTCGAACCAGGTGGTCTCGCCGGAGTTGGTGGCGTGCAGGACACCGTGCGCCTCGGGACCGATCAGGGGTCCGAGGTCGGCGATCCGTACGGCGACGTCGGCGCTCCAGGTGGGCTGGCCGCGCTGGTCGTCGACGACGTCGAGGGTGTCCCGACGCGCCTCCAGATCGATCATCGTACGCACGAAGTTGCCGCCGTGCGCACCGTACAGCCAGGCCGTGCGCAGGACGACCCCCGTGTCCGGGAGCGTGGCCAGGACGGCCTGTTCACCGGCGAGTTTGGTGCGGCCGTACGCCGTGCGCGGGGCCGGGGTGTGGTCCTCGGGGTACGGGGTGTCCCGGGCCTCGCCGTCGAACACGTAGTCGGTGGACACGTGGATAAGCCGGGCATGGTGCTCGGCGCAGGCCTGGGCGAGCAGACGCGGTCCGACGCCGTTGATCCGCAGCGCCGTCTCCTCGTCCGTCTCGGCGTCGTCGACGGCGGTGTAGGCGGCGCAGTTGACGACCAGGTCGGGCTCGTGGTCGGTGAAGACGCGGCGCACGTCGTCGGGGTCGGTGATGTCGAGGGCGGCGCGGGCGAGGCCCACGACGTTCTCACCGCGCCGGAGGAGCTCCTCGACGGTGTCGCGGCCGAGCATGCCGGCGGCGCCGGTCACCAGCCATTTCATCCGCTTACCCGCTTCTCGACCTGCTTCTCGACCTGCTTCTCGTCCTTCTTCGACGCGTCGGCGCCGACGCGTCGCTTGAGGGGCTCCCACCAGGCGCGGTTGTCGCGGTACCAGGCGACGGTGGCGGCGAGGCCGGCGGCGAAGTCGTGGCGCGGGGTGTAGCCCAGTTCGTCGTGGAGCTTGCCCCAGTCGACGGAGTAGCGCAGGTCGTGGCCCTTGCGGTCCTCGACGTACTCCACGCTGTCCCAGTCCGCGCCGCAGGCTTCGAGGAGCAGTCCGGTCAGTTCCTTGTTGCTCAGCTCCGTACCGCCGCCGATGTTGTAGACCTCGCCGGGCCGGCCGCCGGTGCGCACCAGGTCGACGCCCTGGCAGTGGTCGTCGACGTGCAGCCAGTCGCGGACGTTGAGGCCCTCGCCGTACAGCGGGACCTTCTTGCCGTCCAGCAGGTTGGTGACGAAGAGCGGGATGACCTTCTCGGGGAACTGGTGCGGCCCGTAGTTGTTGGAGCAGCGGGTGACGCGCACGTCCAGGCCGTGGGTGCGGTGGTAGGCGAGGGCGAGCAGGTCCGAGGACGCCTTCGACGCCGAGTAGGGCGAGTTGGGGGCCAGCGGGTGGTCCTCGGGCCAGGAGCCGGACTCGATCGAGCCGTACACCTCGTCGGTGGACACGTGCACGAAGGGGCCGACCCGGTAGCGCAGGGCCGCGTCGAGCAGCACCTGGGTGCCGACGACGTTGGTGCGGACGAAGTCGGCGGCGCCGTCGATCGAGCGGTCCACGTGGGACTCGGCGGCGAAGTGGACGACCTGGTCGGTCTCGGCCATCAGCTTGTCGACGAGTTCGGCGTCGCAGATGTCGCCCTGGACGAACGTCAGCCGGGGGTGTTCGGCCGGGAGGTTCTCCAGGGTGCCCGCGTACGTGAGCTTGTCCAGCACGGTGATCCGGGGCGCGTCGGGGGCGTCGGACGCGAGGAGTGTGCGGACGTACGTGGAGCCGATGAATCCGGCGGCGCCGGTGACGAGGAGGTTCATGAGTGGATCTGCACCTTGCTGTGGTCTCCGAGGACGAGTCGGTGGGCGCTGGGGACACTGGGGGCCGGGGTCACCTCGACGTGCCTGCCGATGAGCGAGGACTCGATGCGGCCCACCCCGGCGATGGAGGAGTCCCGCAGCACGATGGAGAACTCCAGCTCGCTGTCGGTGATCCGGCAGTTCTCCGCGACGGAGGTGAACGGCCCGACGTAGGAGTCGCTGACGACGGTTCCGGCGCCGATGACGACGGGTCCGACGATGCGTGAGCGGCTGATGCTCGCGCCCTCCTCGATCACCACCCGCCCTATGGTCTCGGACGCGGTGTCCACGTCGCCGTCGATCCGCCGCTCCAGGCCCTCCAGGACCATGCGGTTGACCTCCAGCATGTCGGTGACGTTCCCCGTGTCCTTCCAGTAGCCCTTGATGAGCGTGGATCGTACGTCGGACCGGGCGTCGATGAGGTACTGGATGGCGTGGGTGATCTCCAACTCGCCGCGCCGGGAGGGGCTGATGGAGCGTACGGCGTCGTGGATAGCCGGGGTGAAGAGGTACACGCCGACGAGCGCGAGGTCGCTCTTGGGGTGCTCGGGCTTCTCCTCCAGGCCGATCACCTGACCGGCCGCGTCGAGTTCGGCGACGCCGAAGGAGCGCGGGTCGGGCACCTGGGTGAGCAGGATCTGGGCGTCGGGGCGCAGACGGCGGAACTCGTCGACGAGGTCGCTGATGCCGCCGATGATGAAGTTGTCACCGAGGTACATGACGAAGTCGTCGTCACCGAGGAAGTCCCGCGCGATCAGCACCGCGTGGGCCAGGCCCAGGGGCCTTTCCTGCGGGATGTAGGTGACCTTCAGCCCGAACCGCGAGCCGTCACCGACCGCTTCCTCGATCTCGGCGGCGGTGTCGCCGACGATCATGCCGACCTCGGTGATGCCCGCGTCGGCGAGGGATTCCAGGCCGTAGAACAGCACGGCTTTGTTGGCCACGGGTACGAGCTGCTTCGCCGAGGTATGGGTGATCGGCCGAAGCCGCGTACCGGCGCCACCGGAGAGCACGAGAGCCTTCATCCGTTCACCCTAGCTTCGATTTCCCACGACGTAATATCCGGTGCCGCAGCGTGACCGGTGCGGGAGCCCGCCGGCGTCCCCTCAGGGCTCCAGGGCGAGCTCGCTCCACACCTGTTTGCCGCCGCTGACCGGGACTGTTCCCCAGGCCGCCGACATGGCCTCGACCAGGAGCATGCCCCGGCCGCCGGTGGCCTCCCAGCCGAGGTTCGTCGGTCGGATGGGCGTACGGGGCGTGTTGTCCGCGACGGCGACGCGCAGCCGGCCGTTGAAGACGGTGAGGTCGAGACGGACCTGGCCGTCGGTGTGCACGAGGGCGTTGGTGACGAGCTCGGAGACGACGAGGAGCACGGTGTCCATGTTCTCCTGGAGGCCCGCCTCGCCCGCGACACCCCAGGTGCGCAGGGTGCGCCGGGTGAAGCGGCGGGCGTGCCGGACCGCCTCGGGCACCCGCCACACCGTCCAGCTCTCGCGCAGCGGGCGGTGCTCCATGCCGTCGTAGCGCAGCAGGAGCAGGGCCACGTCGTCGTTGCGGTTGGCGCGGGCGAGCAGGGCGTCGGCGACCAGACCGAGGTGGGCGGGGTCGGCGGCGGCGAGGTCTGCGGCGAGAGCGTCGAGGCCGTCCTCGATGTCGATCTCGGCGGACTCGACGAGACCGTCGGTCGTGAGGGCGAGCAGGGTGCCGGGCTGGAGGCGCAGCAGGCTCATCGGGTAGTCGGCCCGGGCGACGACGCCGAGCGGCGGCCCGACGTCGGACTCGGGCACCTCGGTGGTGCCGTCGGGGTGGCGGACGACCGGGGGGAGGTGGCCGGCGCGGACGTACCAGGCGGTGCCCTCCTCCATGTCGACCTCGACGTAGCAGCAGGTGGCGAAGAGGTCGGTCTCCATGTCGGCGAGGAGCCGGTTGGCGTGGGAGACGACGACGTCCGGCGGGTGGCCCTCGACGGCGTAGGCGCGCAGGGCGGTGCGCATCTGGCCCATGAGGGTGGCGGCGCCCGCGTTGTGGCCCTGGACGTCGCCGATGACGAGGGCCACGTGGTTGTCGGGCAGCGGGATCACGTCGTACCAGTCGCCGCCCACCTCCAGGCCCTCGGTGGTCGGGAGGTAGCGGGCCTCGGCGACCCCGCCGGGCAGTTTGGGCAGGCGGCGGGGCAGCAGGGAGCGCTGGAGCATCCCGACGAGTTCGTGCTCGGCGTCGAAGGCGTGGGCGCGGGTCAGGGCCTGGCCGGCGAGGCCGGCGGCGGCGGTGAGCAGGGCGCGTTCGTCGGTGCCGAACTCGTGCGGGGTGTCCCAGCCGATCAGGCAGACACCGGCCATCCGGCCGCCGGCGGGGAGCGGCAGCACGGCGAGGCCGCCGGGGCCGACGCCGTCGAGGGCGGGTTCCAGTTCGGTGCCCGCGGGCCAGATCGCGGCGCGGCCCTCGCGCAGGGCGGCGGCGAGTGTGGGCATGGAGCGGACGGGTGACTCGGGCCATTCGGAACGCCATTCGAGCCGCCACAGCTCGGGCCAGGACTCGGGTTCGGGCGGGTCGAGGACGGTGACGACAAGCCGTTCGTTCTCCAGTTCGGCGAGGGCGATCCGGTCGGCCAGCAGCGGCTCGCGCAGCGCCGTGACGACGGCCTTGCTGACGTCGCGGACGGTCCCGGCGGTGGCCAGGGCGGCGGCGAGGCGCTGGACGCGGGCCACGTCGGTGACGCCGGCGCGCAGGGTGGAGGCGTCGCCGACCGTGCCCACGAGCCGGGCGGGCCGCCCCTCCCCCGTGATCGCGAGCCGCCCGCGCAGCCGCAGCCACCTCGGCGGGCCGGCGGGCTGGAGCACCCGGAACTCCAGCTCCCGGTCGCCGATGGACATGTGGTCGGCCTCGACGACGGACATCAGGGAGGGCAGGTCCTCGGGCACGGTCAGGCCGAGGAGGGTCTCGACCCTGCCGTCGAAGTCCGCCCGGTCGAGGGCGAACAGGTCGAGGAGTTCGTCGCCGACCTCGACGCGTCCGCTGTCCATGGCGAGGCTGAAGGCGTTGGCCGGCAGTTCGCCGAGGTCTCCGGCGGCGGGCGGGGCGGGCCAGGCGACGGCGTCGGCGAGCAGTCCGAGGCAGTCCCGGGCCTCGTCGTCGAAGCCGCCGGGGCTCTCCGTCACGGCGAGCAGACAGCCGCCGTCACCGACCGCCGCGCCCGCGCGGACGGGCAGGGCGGCCAGATGGACGTCACCGGCCGGCATCCGCCGGGACTCGGCGCACTCGGCGAGGTCGTCGGGGCCCAGCCAGATCGGCCGCCCGGTGCGGTGGGCGTCGGCGGCGGGCGAGTGGGCGGCCACGGGGTAGCTGTCGCGCAGGCCGTACAGCGTCCTCGGCACACCGGCCGACTCGACCAGGCACAGTACGTCGACGGCGTCGCCCGGGGTGTAGACGGCGGCGACGGTCGCCCCCGCGAAGACGAGCGTCTGTTCGAGGACGCGGCGGAGGCGTTCACGGGGATCGAGTTCGGCGGTGAGCGACTTGAGGGCAAGTTCGGCGCGCGCCGTTCTCGTTCCGCGACCCGCGTCCTCTCTGCCCACGTTCGTCATTACAGCGCGTATGGGGCCCGGGCGCAGCCCCTGGCACTCGCGTACGTCGGCCCCGGCCGTACCTGTGCGTTCCGCACAGTGCTCTCGTGACAGCCGTGACTGTCGGGACCCGTCCACGGACTGGAAGGCTCGGTGCCAGCCATCGAGGAGGTGGGCATGGACCAGCGGTACGAGGTGTACGCGCTCGCCGACCAGCACTTCTACGAGACACCGGACCGGTTGTCCGGCGCGGGCGAGACCGCTCCCCAGTTCGAGACGGCTCGCCGGGCGGTACCGGAGGGCTGGCGTGCGGGGCGGATCGGTGACTGGCTGGCACTGACGCCGCTCGGTCCCGACGGAGACCCGCTGCCCGGACCCACCCAGGGCTGGAAGGTGCACGCGTCGGCCACCCGGGCGAACGCGGAGCGGATCGCCGCGGCGGTGTGGGACTACTGCGTGCCCCGCGGTATCCCGTTCAAGTTCCTGCCGGGCCCACATCTGCTGCATCTGCGCAACACCAAGTACGCGGGCCGGGACGGCAGCGGGAAGTTCGTGACGGTCTACCCGGCCGACGAGGACCAGCTGCACCAGGTGCTGGCCGAGCTGGGCGCCCTGCTGGAGGGCTGCGAGGGCCCGTACATCCTCACCGACCTGCGCTGGCAGGAGGGCCCGCTGTACGTCCGTTACGGGGCGTTCGCGCGCTCCTTCGTCGTCGACGAGCGCGGCTCGCTCGTGCCCGCCGTCCGGGACGGCGAGGGCCGGCTGGTGCCGGACCGGCGCGCGCCGTCCTTCCAGGTACCCGACTGGGTGCGGCTGCCCGCGTTCCTGGAGGCCCAGCTCGCCGCCCGCAACGCGACGACGGTCGCCGACCTGCCGTACCGCATCGAGAAGGCCCTGCACTTCTCCAACGGCGGCGGCGTGTACGTGGGCACCGACACGCGCGACGGGCGCCGGGTCGTCCTGAAGGAGGGGCGACCGCACGCGGGGCTGGCGGCCGACGGCGCGGACGCGATCACCCGGCTGGAGCGAGAGCGGGCGGCGCTGGAGCGGGTGTCGGGGCTCGGGACGGTGCCCGAGGTGCGTGACTGGTTCACGCTCGGGGACCACCGCTTCCTCGTCATGGACTTCATCGAGGGGCGCCCCCTCAACTCCTTCTTCGCGGAGCGCCATCCACTGCTCACCCACGATCCCGACCCGGGGTCGGTGGCCGACTACACGCGGTGGGCACTGCGTATCCACCGCGCGGTCGAGGAGACCCTGGAGGCGGTGCACGCGCGCGGGATCGTCTTCAACGACCTGCACATCTTCAACATCATGGTC is a window of Streptomyces sp. B21-083 DNA encoding:
- the rfbD gene encoding dTDP-4-dehydrorhamnose reductase — encoded protein: MKWLVTGAAGMLGRDTVEELLRRGENVVGLARAALDITDPDDVRRVFTDHEPDLVVNCAAYTAVDDAETDEETALRINGVGPRLLAQACAEHHARLIHVSTDYVFDGEARDTPYPEDHTPAPRTAYGRTKLAGEQAVLATLPDTGVVLRTAWLYGAHGGNFVRTMIDLEARRDTLDVVDDQRGQPTWSADVAVRIADLGPLIGPEAHGVLHATNSGETTWFELAREVFRLVDADPDRVHPTTSAAFVRPAPRPPYSVLGHGRWQQAGLGPLRDWRTALHEALPHIRKEIS
- the rfbB gene encoding dTDP-glucose 4,6-dehydratase — encoded protein: MNLLVTGAAGFIGSTYVRTLLASDAPDAPRITVLDKLTYAGTLENLPAEHPRLTFVQGDICDAELVDKLMAETDQVVHFAAESHVDRSIDGAADFVRTNVVGTQVLLDAALRYRVGPFVHVSTDEVYGSIESGSWPEDHPLAPNSPYSASKASSDLLALAYHRTHGLDVRVTRCSNNYGPHQFPEKVIPLFVTNLLDGKKVPLYGEGLNVRDWLHVDDHCQGVDLVRTGGRPGEVYNIGGGTELSNKELTGLLLEACGADWDSVEYVEDRKGHDLRYSVDWGKLHDELGYTPRHDFAAGLAATVAWYRDNRAWWEPLKRRVGADASKKDEKQVEKQVEKRVSG
- a CDS encoding glucose-1-phosphate thymidylyltransferase, encoding MKALVLSGGAGTRLRPITHTSAKQLVPVANKAVLFYGLESLADAGITEVGMIVGDTAAEIEEAVGDGSRFGLKVTYIPQERPLGLAHAVLIARDFLGDDDFVMYLGDNFIIGGISDLVDEFRRLRPDAQILLTQVPDPRSFGVAELDAAGQVIGLEEKPEHPKSDLALVGVYLFTPAIHDAVRSISPSRRGELEITHAIQYLIDARSDVRSTLIKGYWKDTGNVTDMLEVNRMVLEGLERRIDGDVDTASETIGRVVIEEGASISRSRIVGPVVIGAGTVVSDSYVGPFTSVAENCRITDSELEFSIVLRDSSIAGVGRIESSLIGRHVEVTPAPSVPSAHRLVLGDHSKVQIHS
- a CDS encoding SpoIIE family protein phosphatase translates to MTNVGREDAGRGTRTARAELALKSLTAELDPRERLRRVLEQTLVFAGATVAAVYTPGDAVDVLCLVESAGVPRTLYGLRDSYPVAAHSPAADAHRTGRPIWLGPDDLAECAESRRMPAGDVHLAALPVRAGAAVGDGGCLLAVTESPGGFDDEARDCLGLLADAVAWPAPPAAGDLGELPANAFSLAMDSGRVEVGDELLDLFALDRADFDGRVETLLGLTVPEDLPSLMSVVEADHMSIGDRELEFRVLQPAGPPRWLRLRGRLAITGEGRPARLVGTVGDASTLRAGVTDVARVQRLAAALATAGTVRDVSKAVVTALREPLLADRIALAELENERLVVTVLDPPEPESWPELWRLEWRSEWPESPVRSMPTLAAALREGRAAIWPAGTELEPALDGVGPGGLAVLPLPAGGRMAGVCLIGWDTPHEFGTDERALLTAAAGLAGQALTRAHAFDAEHELVGMLQRSLLPRRLPKLPGGVAEARYLPTTEGLEVGGDWYDVIPLPDNHVALVIGDVQGHNAGAATLMGQMRTALRAYAVEGHPPDVVVSHANRLLADMETDLFATCCYVEVDMEEGTAWYVRAGHLPPVVRHPDGTTEVPESDVGPPLGVVARADYPMSLLRLQPGTLLALTTDGLVESAEIDIEDGLDALAADLAAADPAHLGLVADALLARANRNDDVALLLLRYDGMEHRPLRESWTVWRVPEAVRHARRFTRRTLRTWGVAGEAGLQENMDTVLLVVSELVTNALVHTDGQVRLDLTVFNGRLRVAVADNTPRTPIRPTNLGWEATGGRGMLLVEAMSAAWGTVPVSGGKQVWSELALEP